The Populus alba chromosome 4, ASM523922v2, whole genome shotgun sequence genome contains a region encoding:
- the LOC118047260 gene encoding mediator of RNA polymerase II transcription subunit 16-like yields the protein MTSSSSNKETTEEEQVTPDIVPAGGGVGGVEKIEPVSSGGEEESGGEKLDDSMEEDSVSPATVFCIRLKQPRSNLQHKMSVPELCRKFSAVAWCGKLNAIACASETCARIPSSNANPPFWIPIHVVIPERPTECAVFNVIADSPRDSVQFIEWSPTSCPRALLIANFHGRITIWTQPSQCPSNLVRDASCWQREHEWRQDIAVVTKWLSGVSPYRWLSSKSSTPTNSKSAFEEKFLSQYSQTSARWPNFLCVCSVFSSGCVQLHWSQWPPSQNNTSPKWFCTSKGLLGAGPSGIMAADAIITDSGAMHVAGVPIVNPSTVVVWEVTAGPGNGFQATPMASASNGVPPSVKSPNWSGFAPLAAYLFSWQEHLMSEAKQGKKHMDKDFTDTVSLHCLPVSNFSAYVSPEAAAQSAATTTWGSGVSAVAFDPTRGGSVIAVVIVEGQYMSPYDPDEGPLITGWRVQRWESSLQPVVLHPIFGNPTSGFGGQAPMQTVWVSKVDTSIPPTNDFKNFQAAPAVPISDARNASDSGSGKTKRVTFDPSDLPSDVRTLARIVYSAHGGEIAIAFLRGGVHIFSGPNFTLVDNYQINVGSAIAAPAFSSTSCCSASIWHDTRKDRSILKIIRVLPPAVPISQVKANSAIWERAIAERFWWSLLVGVDWWDAVGCTQSAAEDGIVSLNSVIAVLDADFHSLPSTQHRQLYGPSLDRIKCRLLEGTNAQEVRAMVLDMQARLLLDMLGKGIESALINPSALVPEPWQASGETLSGIDPEAMTVEPNLVLNIQAYVDAVLDLASHFITRLRRYASFCRTLASHAVTAGAGSNRNTVTSPSQSSASPAPNQGGQSGGTSSTGSTQMQAWVQGAIAKISSTTDGVSTATPNPISGPSSFMPISINTGTFPGTPAVRLIGDCHFLHRLCQLLLFCFFFRRTQLPRFAGGTQRNPTDTNVHKPQSGAPGKVEEINSVSSKPAPAVVRSDEGQAVRGSQVVPGAKAVEEGPAGRHRVGNGNAGQGYSFEEVTVLFLILMDLCRRTASLGHPLPVSQVGISNIQVRLHYIDGNYTVLPEVVEASLGPHMQNMPRPRGADAAGLLLRELELHPPSEEWHRRNMFGGPWSDPEDMGSDDTSKHNSTNSLDFSSLENCDVYYGAHGLWPRKRRLSERDAAVGLNTSAGLGAYLGIMGSRRDVVTAVWKTGLEGVWYKCIRCLRQTSALASPGAANPPDQNEREAWWVSRWAYGCPMCGGTWVRVVSFKFLSSTATVLEGRLVFWKMFRRAPLVKIREIDQDRRTRNEIQEVSFRDMAMEWMIRVELYLAYPSGHEFESHHPYAAEDGIVSLNSVIAVLDADFHSLPSTQHRQLYGPSLDRIKCRLLEGTNAQEVRAMVLDMQARLLLDMLGKGIESALINPSALVPEPWQASGETLSGIDPEAMTVEPNLVLNIQAYVDAVLDLASHFITRLRRYASFCRTLASHAVTAGAGSNRNTVTSPSQSSASPAPNQGGQSGGTSSTGSTQMQAWVQGAIAKISSTTDGVSTATPNPISGPSSFMPISINTGTFPGTPAVRLIGDCHFLHRLCQLLLFCFFFRRTQLPRFAGGTQRNPTDTNVHKPQSGAPGKVEEINSVSSKPAPAVVRSDEGQAVRGSQVVPGAKAVEEGPAGRHRVGNGNAGQGYSFEEVTVLFLILMDLCRRTASLGHPLPVSQVGISNIQVRLHYIDGNYTVLPEVVEASLGPHMQNMPRPRGADAAGLLLRELELHPPSEEWHRRNMFGGPWSDPEDMGSDDTSKHNSTNSLDFSSLENCDVYYGAHGLWPRKRRLSERDAAVGLNTSAGLGAYLGIMGSRRDVVTAVWKTGLEGVWYKCIRCLRQTSALASPGAANPPDQNEREAWWVSRWAYGCPMCGGTWVRVV from the exons atgacttcttcttcttctaataaGGAGACAACGGAGGAGGAGCAGGTTACGCCGGATATTGTACCGGCTGGCGGTGGTGTTGGTGGAGTGGAGAAGATTGAGCCTGTCAGTAGTGGGGGAGAGGAAGAGAGTGGTGGTGAGAAACTTGACGATTCAATGGAAGAGGACTCAGTGAGTCCGGCTACTGTGTTTTGTATTAGGCTGAAACAGCCACGGTCGAATTTGCAGCATAAAATGAGTGTGCCTGAGCTTTGTCGCAAATTTAG TGCTGTTGCTTGGTGTGGTAAGCTGAACGCGATAGCTTGTGCATCAGAAACTTGTGCAAGAATTCCCAG ctccAATGCAAACCCCCCATTTTGGATCCCCATACACGTGGTTATCCCTGAGAGACCGACTGAATGTGCAGTTTTCAATGTCATAGCAG ATTCTCCTCGTGATTCTGTTCAGTTTATCGAATGGTCCCCTACTTCTTGCCCTCGTGCATTATTAATAGCTAATTTCCATGGGAGGATAACTATCTGGACCCAACCTTCTCAA TGTCCATCTAATTTGGTGCGTGATGCTAGCTGCTGGCAGCGTGAGCATGAATGGCGACAGGACATTGCAGTTGTTACTAAATGGCTATCTGGGGTCTCTCCA TACAGGTGGCTTTCGTCAAAGTCTAGTACTCCCACAAACTCAAAGTCAGCTTTTGAGGAAAAATTCCTTTCTCAGTATTCTCAAACTTCAG CTAGATGGCCGAATTTCCTCTGTGTTTGTTCAGTTTTCTCATCTGGTTGTGTTCAACTTCATTGGTCCCAGTGGCCCCCTAGCCAGAATAATACGTCACCGAAGTGGTTTTGCACGAGCAAAGGACTCTTGGGTGCCGGCCCTAGTGGGATTATGGCTGCTGATGCTATTATAACAGATAGTGGTGCAATGCATGTTGCAGGTGTTCCGATTGTAAACCCTTCAACTGTTGTTGTTTGGGAGGTTACTGCTGGCCCTGGAAATGGATTTCAAGCGACTCCAATGGCGAGTGCTAGCAATGGGGTCCCGCCTTCAGTTAAGTCACCCAATTGGTCAGGTTTTGCTCCTTTGGCTGCATATTTATTCAGCTGGCAAGAGCATCTGATGTCCGAAGCAAAGCAAGGGAAAAAGCATATGGATAAAGATTTCACCGACACTGTGTCACTTCATTGTTTGCCAGTTTCAAATTTTTCTGCATATGTGAGTCCTGAGGCTGCAGCTCAATCTGCAGCAACAACCACTTGGGGTTCTGGAGTCAGTGCCGTTGCTTTTGATCCGACTCGTGGTGGCTCTGTGATTGCGGTTGTTATAGTTGAGG GACAATATATGTCCCCTTATGATCCAGATGAAGGTCCTTTAATCACGGGATGGAGGGTGCAACGATGGGAATCGTCCCTTCAACCTGTCGTACTTCATCCAATATTTGGAAATCCCACTTCTGGTTTTGGTGGGCAGGCACCCATGCAAACTGTATGGGTGTCCAAAGTGGATACAAGCATACCACCaactaatgattttaaaaatttccaAGCAGCTCCTGCAGTACCAATCTCAGATGCAAGAAATGCATCTGATTCTGGTTCTGGGAAGACGAAAAGAGTCACCTTTGATCCCTCTGATCTGCCCAGCGATGTTAGAACTCTTGCTCGAATTGTTTATTCTGCTCATGGTGGCGAGATTGCTATTGCTTTTCTGCGGGGTGGAGTTCACATTTTCTCTGGGCCAAACTTCACACTTGTTGACAACTACCAGATTAATGTTGGATCTGCAATTGCTGCTCCTGCCTTCTCTTCCACAAGCTGCTGCTCAGCTTCAATTTGGCATGACACTAGGAAGGATCGCAGTATATTGAAGATAATTCGTGTTCTTCCTCCTGCTGTTCCAATTAGTCAGGTGAAGGCTAACTCAGCAATCTGGGAGCGTGCTATTGCTGAAAG GTTTTGGTGGAGCCTTTTGGTTGGTGTTGATTGGTGGGATGCTGTTGGCTGTACACAGAGTGCTGCTGAGGATGGCATCG TTTCACTTAACAGTGTCATTGCAGTCTTGGATGCTGATTTTCATTCTCTTCCCTCTACACAGCACAGGCAGCTGTATGGCCCT AGTCTGGACAGGATAAAATGCAGGCTACTGGAAGGTACAAATGCTCAGGAGGTGAGGGCAATGGTTCTTGACATGCAAGCCAGGTTGCTGCTTGATATGCTTGGCAAAGGCATCGAGTCAGCTTTGATAAATCCTTCAGCATTAGTACCTGAACCATGGCAGGCTTCTGGCGAGACATTATCTGGCATTGATCCCGAAGCAATGACTGTTGAGCCAAACCTTGTTCTGAATATTCAG GCTTATGTTGATGCAGTTCTTGATCTAGCTTCACATTTTATCACACGTCTACGGCGTTATGCAAGTTTCTGTCGCACACTGGCCAGTCACGCTGTTACAGCAGGCGCAGGCAGTAACCGCAATACGGTGACTAGTCCTTCTCAAAGTTCGGCATCACCCGCACCAAATCAGG GTGGTCAAAGTGGCGGTACAAGTTCTACTGGAAGCACTCAGATGCAAGCTTGGGTACAAGGTGCCATTGCTAAGATTAGTAGCACAACTGATGGAGTGTCCACTGCAACACCAAACCCCATAAGTGGTCCATCTTCTTTCATGCCAATAAGCATCAATACTGGAACTTTTCCTGGAACCCCAGCAGTGAGGCTCATCGGTGACTGCCATTTCCTTCACAGATTATGCCAGCTTctgcttttctgttttttctttcggCGAACTCAACTACCTCGCTTTGCCGGAGGTACACAGAGAAATCCCACTGATACAAATGTGCATAAACCTCAGTCTGGTGCTCCTGGCAAGGTGGAGGAGATCAACTCTGTTTCTTCAAAGCCAGCACCAGCTGTCGTCAGGTCGGATGAAGGACAGGCAGTTCGAGGTAGTCAGGTAGTGCCTGGAGCTAAAGCAGTCGAAGAGGGACCTGCTGGCAGGCACAGGGTAGGCAATGGCAATGCTGGCCAAGGATACAGTTTTGAGGAG GTGACGGTCCTTTTCCTCATACTCATGGATCTGTGTCGGCGAACAGCATCTCTGGGACACCCATTGCCGGTTTCTCAAGTAGGAATCAGCAATATCCAGGTGCGGTTGCATTATATTGACGGCAATTATACTGTATTGCCAGAGGTTGTAGAAGCATCTCTTGGCCCGCATATGCAG AACATGCCACGACCCAGAGGTGCAGATGCTGCTGGTCTGTTACTCCGAGAGTTAGAACTACACCCTCCATCTGAAGAGTGGCACAGGCGGAATATGTTTGGTGGACCCTGGTCTGATCCAGAGGATATGGGTTCAGACGATACTTCTAAGCATAACTCCACAAATTCACTTGATTTTAGCTCACTGGAAAATTGTGATGTTTATTACGGAGCTCATGGCCTGTGGCCAAGGAAGCGCAGACTGTCTGAAAGAGATGCAGCTGTTGGCTTGAACACCTCTGCAGGCCTGGGAGCATATCTTGGCATAATGGGTTCTCGAAGAGATGTTGTTACTGCAGTGTGGAAGACTGGTCTTGAAGGCGTTTGGTACAAG TGCATAAGATGTTTGCGGCAGACTTCGGCTTTGGCCTCCCCTGGTGCTGCAAATCCACCAGATCAAAATGAAAGAGAGGCTTGGTGGGTCAGCCGTTGGGCCTATGGCTGTCCGATGTGTGGGGGGACTTGGGTTCGAGTTGTAT CGTTTAAGTTCCTCAGCTCGACAGCAACAGTTTTGGAAGGAAGGCTTGTGTTTTGGAAAATGTTCAGGAGAGCTCCATTAGTGAAG ATACGAGAAATTGATCAGGATCGCAG AACGAGAAATGAGATTCAAGAGGTTTCATTTAGGGATATGGCAATGGAATGGATGATCAGGGTGGAGCTGTATCTTGCTTACCCT agtggtcatgagttcgaatctcaccatccctatgCTGCTGAGGATGGCATCG TTTCACTTAACAGTGTCATTGCAGTCTTGGATGCTGATTTTCATTCTCTTCCCTCTACACAGCACAGGCAGCTGTATGGCCCT AGTCTGGACAGGATAAAATGCAGGCTACTGGAAGGTACAAATGCTCAGGAGGTGAGGGCAATGGTTCTTGACATGCAAGCCAGGTTGCTGCTTGATATGCTTGGCAAAGGCATCGAGTCAGCTTTGATAAATCCTTCAGCATTAGTACCTGAACCATGGCAGGCTTCTGGCGAGACATTATCTGGCATTGATCCCGAAGCAATGACTGTTGAGCCAAACCTTGTTCTGAATATTCAG GCTTATGTTGATGCAGTTCTTGATCTAGCTTCACATTTTATCACACGTCTACGGCGTTATGCAAGTTTCTGTCGCACACTGGCCAGTCACGCTGTTACAGCAGGCGCAGGCAGTAACCGCAATACGGTGACTAGTCCTTCTCAAAGTTCGGCATCACCCGCACCAAATCAGG GTGGTCAAAGTGGCGGTACAAGTTCTACTGGAAGCACTCAGATGCAAGCTTGGGTACAAGGTGCCATTGCTAAGATTAGTAGCACAACTGATGGAGTGTCCACTGCAACACCAAACCCCATAAGTGGTCCATCTTCTTTCATGCCAATAAGCATCAATACTGGAACTTTTCCTGGAACCCCAGCAGTGAGGCTCATCGGTGACTGCCATTTCCTTCACAGATTATGCCAGCTTctgcttttctgttttttctttcggCGAACTCAACTACCTCGCTTTGCCGGAGGTACACAGAGAAATCCCACTGATACAAATGTGCATAAACCTCAGTCTGGTGCTCCTGGCAAGGTGGAGGAGATCAACTCTGTTTCTTCAAAGCCAGCACCAGCTGTCGTCAGGTCGGATGAAGGACAGGCAGTTCGAGGTAGTCAGGTAGTGCCTGGAGCTAAAGCAGTCGAAGAGGGACCTGCTGGCAGGCACAGGGTAGGCAATGGCAATGCTGGCCAAGGATACAGTTTTGAGGAG GTGACGGTCCTTTTCCTCATACTCATGGATCTGTGTCGGCGAACAGCATCTCTGGGACACCCATTGCCGGTTTCTCAAGTAGGAATCAGCAATATCCAGGTGCGGTTGCATTATATTGACGGCAATTATACTGTATTGCCAGAGGTTGTAGAAGCATCTCTTGGCCCGCATATGCAG AACATGCCACGACCCAGAGGTGCAGATGCTGCTGGTCTGTTACTCCGAGAGTTAGAACTACACCCTCCATCTGAAGAGTGGCACAGGCGGAATATGTTTGGTGGACCCTGGTCTGATCCAGAGGATATGGGTTCAGACGATACTTCTAAGCATAACTCCACAAATTCACTTGATTTTAGCTCACTGGAAAATTGTGATGTTTATTACGGAGCTCATGGCCTGTGGCCAAGGAAGCGCAGACTGTCTGAAAGAGATGCAGCTGTTGGCTTGAACACCTCTGCAGGCCTGGGAGCATATCTTGGCATAATGGGTTCTCGAAGAGATGTTGTTACTGCAGTGTGGAAGACTGGTCTTGAAGGCGTTTGGTACAAG